A stretch of the Atribacterota bacterium genome encodes the following:
- a CDS encoding V-type ATP synthase subunit K, which translates to MTDGIVLAYLGAALAIGLAGSGSAIGVGIAGTSGAGIMTEDPSKFGLVLLLQALPGTQGIYGLLVGFLVLTKIGIFAGTPATLTINQGLQILNSCLPIAIAGFFSAIYQGKASAGSIGLIARRPEETGKAVVMPAMVETYAVLSLLGSILLLNGVVL; encoded by the coding sequence ATGACAGATGGTATTGTTCTAGCCTACTTAGGAGCAGCTTTGGCAATAGGATTAGCAGGTTCTGGTTCTGCAATTGGCGTTGGTATAGCTGGCACAAGTGGTGCTGGGATCATGACGGAGGATCCAAGTAAGTTTGGCTTAGTACTTTTACTTCAGGCACTGCCAGGTACACAAGGTATCTATGGATTACTGGTTGGATTTTTAGTCTTAACCAAAATAGGCATCTTTGCTGGCACACCTGCTACTTTAACTATTAATCAAGGACTACAAATTTTGAATTCCTGTCTGCCTATTGCTATTGCCGGTTTCTTCTCGGCAATTTACCAGGGCAAGGCTTCTGCTGGCTCAATTGGACTTATTGCTCGTAGACCGGAAGAAACTGGAAAAGCAGTGGTAATGCCGGCAATGGTAGAAACTTATGCGGTACTATCCTTATTAGGTTCTATACTATTGTTAAATGGAGTTGTTCTTTAA